From Acidimicrobiia bacterium, one genomic window encodes:
- a CDS encoding PilT/PilU family type 4a pilus ATPase — translation MLDRQARRLGEFLVERHVLSRDNLEVALAEARRAGEPLPVVLRRKQLVGEKDLTAAIADALSLRFVDFGDTPLHPDASTIIPPDVARRYGALGVDFEDRKLVVAFAEPADDDALQAVGTATGYEIIPATAGRYELAQAIDMVYGAERVPASAGATAVGGPGAPSGVAVGAEPESGAGEPELHVNALLEKLIEMRGSDLHLTAGSQPIVRVHGELRPLNEFDVLNGSQIREMLYAVITQKQREKFENELELDTSYTLPGRSRFRLNVFLQRDSVGAVMRAIPYEIVGFDQLGLPPSVEQFAELPRGLVLVTGPTGSGKSTTLASLVDIINRSKAVHIMTVEDPIEFLHQHKRSVVNQREVGEDTHSFANALKHVLRQDPDVILVGEMRDLETIQTALTAAETGHLVFATLHTQDAPQSIDRVIDVFPAHQQQQIRVQLAASLQGIVTQQLVPTADGGGRAVAAEVLVATPAIRNLIREGKVHQIYSLMQAGGKHGMVTMDQSLAALARQGRITMDAALERCANEEDLRRLSSSAAWAH, via the coding sequence ATGCTGGATCGGCAGGCACGGCGGCTGGGGGAGTTCCTCGTCGAGAGGCACGTGCTGTCGCGCGACAACCTCGAGGTCGCGCTGGCCGAGGCGCGTCGCGCCGGTGAGCCGCTCCCCGTCGTGTTGCGTCGCAAGCAGCTCGTCGGCGAGAAGGACCTGACTGCGGCGATCGCCGACGCGCTGAGCCTGCGCTTCGTGGACTTCGGCGACACGCCGCTGCACCCCGACGCGTCGACGATCATCCCGCCCGACGTCGCGCGCCGCTACGGCGCGCTCGGTGTCGACTTCGAAGATCGCAAGCTCGTCGTCGCGTTCGCGGAGCCCGCCGACGACGACGCGCTCCAGGCCGTCGGCACGGCGACCGGCTACGAGATCATCCCCGCGACCGCGGGCCGGTACGAGCTCGCGCAGGCGATCGACATGGTCTACGGCGCCGAGCGCGTCCCGGCGTCCGCAGGTGCGACGGCCGTCGGCGGCCCGGGCGCGCCGAGCGGTGTCGCCGTCGGCGCCGAGCCCGAATCCGGTGCGGGCGAGCCCGAGCTGCACGTCAACGCGCTGCTCGAGAAGCTCATCGAGATGCGCGGCTCGGACCTGCACCTCACCGCGGGCTCGCAGCCGATCGTGCGCGTGCACGGCGAGCTCCGCCCGCTCAACGAGTTCGACGTCCTCAACGGATCGCAGATCCGCGAGATGCTGTACGCGGTCATCACGCAGAAGCAGCGCGAGAAGTTCGAGAACGAGCTCGAGCTCGACACGAGCTACACCCTCCCGGGCCGCAGCCGCTTCCGGCTGAACGTGTTCCTCCAGCGCGACTCGGTCGGCGCGGTCATGCGTGCCATCCCGTACGAGATCGTCGGCTTCGACCAGCTCGGGTTGCCGCCGTCGGTCGAGCAGTTCGCGGAGCTGCCACGCGGGCTCGTGCTCGTCACCGGCCCGACCGGCTCGGGGAAGTCGACGACGCTCGCGTCGCTCGTCGACATCATCAACCGCTCCAAGGCCGTTCACATCATGACGGTCGAGGACCCGATCGAGTTCCTGCACCAGCACAAGCGGTCGGTCGTCAACCAGCGCGAGGTCGGCGAGGACACGCACTCGTTCGCCAACGCGCTGAAGCACGTGCTCCGTCAGGACCCCGACGTGATCCTCGTCGGCGAGATGCGCGACCTCGAGACGATCCAGACCGCGCTGACGGCCGCGGAGACCGGTCACCTCGTGTTCGCGACGCTGCACACGCAGGACGCGCCGCAGTCGATCGACCGCGTCATCGACGTGTTTCCCGCGCACCAGCAGCAGCAGATCCGCGTGCAGCTCGCGGCGTCGCTCCAGGGCATCGTCACGCAGCAGCTCGTGCCCACGGCCGACGGCGGCGGGCGCGCGGTCGCGGCCGAGGTGCTCGTCGCGACGCCCGCCATCCGCAACCTGATCCGTGAGGGGAAGGTGCACCAGATCTACTCGCTGATGCAGGCGGGCGGGAAGCACGGGATGGTGACGATGGACCAGTCGCTCGCCGCGCTCGCGCGACAGGGCCGCATCACGATGGACGCGGCGCTCGAGCGGTGCGCGAACGAGGAGGACCTGCGCCGGCTCTCGAGCTCCGCGGCGTGGGCGCACTGA
- a CDS encoding ATPase, T2SS/T4P/T4SS family, whose protein sequence is MEAALSDGTHLGTLLLEEGLLTRAELETALAEQERTGKPLPRVLIESGAVTEIDVIRTLASQVGLDFVDLSEHPIDASVASMIPESLARRYRAMPIGWDDDRLVVVMADPANVFAVDDIRAISGAEVKTVVGTESQISDAIDRFHRLDTEVDSLAQTAAEELAEGDDIAKVREVVEDAPIVKFVNLLITQAVADRASDIHVEPTERDLRIRFRIDGVLHEVMQSPKSIQNGVISRLKVMADINIAERRVPQDGRMSLNVSGNPIDVRIATLPTVYGEKVVMRILDKGRGLLSLEDLGFLPEVLARYEGAYRKPYGTILVTGPTGSGKSTTLYATLNVLNEPHRNVITVEDPVEYRLAGINQMQINPKAGLTFAGALRSILRSDPDVVLVGEIRDRETATIAVEASLTGHLVLSTLHTNDAASTPMRLVEMGVEPFLVVSALDCVLAQRLARRLCDHCKEAYQPTEAELVEAGWPMDSLDEWPTLYQATGCTACGRTGYRGRFAIHEVMVMSEEIERLVIERRSTEDLKKVSVMQGMLTLREDGLRKVAAGHTSLEEIFRVVS, encoded by the coding sequence TTGGAGGCTGCCCTGTCCGACGGGACGCATCTCGGCACGCTCCTGCTCGAGGAGGGTCTGCTGACGCGGGCCGAGCTCGAGACGGCGCTGGCCGAGCAGGAACGAACCGGGAAGCCGCTGCCCCGTGTGCTCATCGAGAGCGGCGCGGTCACCGAGATCGACGTGATCCGGACGTTGGCGAGCCAGGTCGGGCTGGACTTCGTCGACCTGTCGGAGCACCCGATCGACGCGTCCGTCGCGTCGATGATCCCGGAGTCGCTCGCGCGCCGATACCGCGCGATGCCGATCGGGTGGGACGACGACCGGCTCGTCGTCGTCATGGCCGACCCCGCCAACGTCTTCGCGGTCGACGACATCCGCGCGATCAGCGGCGCGGAGGTGAAGACGGTCGTCGGGACCGAGAGCCAGATCTCGGACGCGATCGACCGGTTCCACCGTCTCGACACCGAGGTCGACTCGCTCGCGCAGACGGCCGCGGAGGAGCTCGCCGAGGGCGACGACATCGCGAAGGTCCGCGAGGTCGTCGAGGACGCGCCGATCGTCAAGTTCGTCAACCTGCTCATCACGCAGGCCGTCGCCGACCGCGCGTCCGACATCCACGTCGAGCCGACCGAGCGCGACCTGCGCATCCGGTTCCGCATCGACGGCGTGCTGCACGAGGTCATGCAGTCGCCCAAGTCGATCCAGAACGGCGTCATCAGCCGGCTCAAGGTCATGGCCGACATCAACATCGCGGAGCGCCGCGTCCCGCAGGACGGGCGCATGTCGCTCAACGTGTCGGGCAACCCGATCGACGTGCGCATCGCGACGCTGCCGACGGTGTACGGCGAGAAGGTCGTCATGCGGATCCTCGACAAGGGCCGCGGTCTGCTCAGCCTCGAGGACCTCGGGTTCCTCCCCGAGGTGCTCGCGCGCTACGAGGGCGCGTACCGGAAGCCGTACGGGACGATCCTCGTCACCGGCCCGACCGGCTCGGGCAAGTCGACGACGCTGTACGCGACGCTCAACGTCCTCAACGAGCCGCACCGCAACGTCATCACGGTCGAGGACCCGGTCGAGTACCGCCTCGCGGGCATCAACCAGATGCAGATCAACCCGAAGGCGGGCCTGACGTTCGCGGGCGCGCTGCGCTCGATCCTCCGCTCCGACCCCGATGTCGTGCTCGTCGGCGAGATCCGCGACCGCGAGACGGCGACGATCGCGGTCGAGGCGTCGCTCACCGGTCACCTCGTGCTGTCGACACTGCACACCAACGACGCCGCGTCGACGCCGATGCGTCTCGTCGAGATGGGCGTCGAGCCGTTCCTCGTCGTGAGCGCGCTCGACTGTGTCCTCGCGCAACGGCTCGCGCGCCGGCTGTGCGACCACTGCAAGGAGGCGTACCAGCCGACCGAGGCCGAGCTCGTCGAGGCGGGGTGGCCGATGGACTCGCTCGACGAGTGGCCGACGCTCTACCAGGCGACGGGCTGCACCGCGTGCGGGCGGACCGGGTACCGGGGCCGGTTCGCGATCCACGAGGTGATGGTGATGAGCGAGGAGATCGAGCGGCTCGTGATCGAGCGCCGCTCGACCGAGGACCTCAAGAAGGTCTCGGTGATGCAGGGGATGTTGACGCTGCGCGAGGACGGCCTGCGCAAGGTCGCCGCCGGCCACACGAGCCTGGAAGAGATCTTCCGGGTCGTGTCGTAA
- a CDS encoding DUF4388 domain-containing protein: MSLQGNLATFSLHEVLQLLAETAKTGTLHVSAPGVEGVLHLADGDLCGADLHEVDGGAPLPTGLDARLLDVCFAFGRLDDGEFEFETAPAGAMGPVVDALPVAVLLGRLRPLLEEWPAISRVVPSFDVRPALTRELADDVVTIDRASWSVLVAVDGTRSVRDLAVELDRSAAEVAGALRALVDAGAVTLGVDAPATLTLVAGPEVDVVSLASVDLPTEGPDALARLDREELERAALGEPVIEIAAEPDPEPEPGEDPVVAHAGEPTVEVLDTADDAEDDDADPDGPHPAVPRDRGALLRMFSALRDG; the protein is encoded by the coding sequence GTGTCACTGCAGGGAAACCTCGCAACCTTCTCGCTGCACGAGGTGCTGCAGCTCCTGGCCGAGACGGCCAAGACCGGGACCCTCCACGTCTCCGCGCCGGGCGTCGAGGGTGTGCTCCACCTCGCCGACGGCGACCTCTGCGGTGCCGACCTCCACGAGGTCGACGGCGGCGCCCCGCTCCCGACCGGGCTCGACGCCCGCCTCCTCGACGTGTGCTTCGCGTTCGGCCGGTTGGACGACGGCGAGTTCGAGTTCGAGACCGCGCCCGCGGGCGCGATGGGCCCGGTCGTCGACGCGCTGCCGGTCGCGGTGCTGCTCGGCCGGCTCCGCCCGCTGCTCGAGGAGTGGCCCGCGATCTCCCGCGTCGTGCCGTCCTTCGACGTGCGACCCGCGCTGACCCGGGAGCTCGCGGACGACGTCGTCACGATCGACCGGGCCTCCTGGTCCGTCCTCGTGGCCGTCGACGGCACGCGCTCCGTGCGGGACCTCGCCGTGGAGCTCGACCGCAGCGCGGCCGAGGTCGCCGGGGCACTGCGCGCGCTCGTCGACGCGGGGGCCGTCACGCTCGGCGTGGATGCTCCCGCGACCCTCACCCTCGTCGCCGGACCCGAGGTCGACGTCGTCTCGCTCGCGTCGGTGGACCTGCCGACCGAGGGCCCCGACGCGCTCGCCCGTCTCGACCGCGAGGAGCTCGAGCGGGCCGCGCTCGGCGAGCCGGTCATCGAGATCGCGGCCGAGCCCGACCCGGAGCCGGAGCCCGGCGAGGACCCGGTGGTCGCGCACGCTGGCGAGCCGACGGTCGAGGTGCTCGACACGGCGGACGACGCCGAGGACGACGACGCCGACCCGGACGGACCCCACCCGGCGGTCCCGCGGGACCGGGGCGCCCTGCTGCGGATGTTCTCCGCCCTCCGCGACGGCTGA
- the aroE gene encoding shikimate dehydrogenase, with protein MTGPHAVTGATRVAGVIGDPVAHSSSPALHNAGYRALGLDYVYVAFPVPAGRGGDAVRAVPALGLAGLNVTMPHKADAARACDDLSDDAGTLGVANTVVPRDGGRVYGDSTDGPGFVAALRDDGVDPCGRGVVVIGAGGAARAIVLALGRAGARVTVAARRRDACEAAAALAPGARAIGLDDLGAAVRAVDVVVNATPIGMRGEPPPFDPACLRPEHVVLDTVYHPAETPLLAAARSAGVAVAANGLGMLVHQAALAFRLMTGVDAPLDAMRAAVTDGG; from the coding sequence GTGACCGGTCCGCACGCCGTGACGGGCGCGACGCGCGTCGCGGGGGTCATCGGGGATCCGGTCGCGCACTCGTCGTCCCCCGCGCTGCACAACGCCGGGTACCGCGCCCTCGGCCTCGACTACGTGTACGTCGCGTTCCCGGTTCCGGCGGGGCGGGGCGGCGATGCGGTGCGCGCGGTCCCCGCTCTGGGGCTCGCCGGGCTCAACGTGACGATGCCGCACAAAGCCGACGCCGCGCGCGCCTGCGACGACCTGTCCGACGATGCGGGCACGCTCGGCGTGGCGAACACGGTCGTCCCGCGTGACGGGGGGCGCGTCTACGGCGACTCGACGGACGGACCCGGCTTCGTCGCCGCGCTGCGCGACGACGGTGTCGACCCGTGCGGCCGCGGCGTCGTCGTCATCGGCGCCGGCGGGGCGGCGCGCGCCATCGTGCTCGCGCTGGGCCGCGCCGGCGCGCGCGTCACCGTCGCCGCTCGACGCCGCGACGCGTGCGAGGCCGCGGCGGCGCTCGCCCCGGGCGCGCGCGCGATCGGGCTCGACGACCTCGGCGCGGCGGTTCGGGCCGTGGACGTCGTCGTCAACGCGACGCCGATCGGGATGCGCGGCGAGCCGCCGCCGTTCGACCCGGCCTGCCTGCGCCCGGAGCACGTCGTCCTCGACACCGTCTACCACCCGGCCGAGACACCGCTGCTCGCCGCGGCCCGCAGCGCGGGCGTCGCGGTCGCCGCCAACGGGCTCGGCATGCTCGTGCACCAGGCCGCGCTGGCGTTCCGTCTCATGACGGGCGTCGACGCGCCGCTCGACGCGATGCGCGCCGCGGTCACGGACGGCGGCTGA
- the mltG gene encoding endolytic transglycosylase MltG has product MTDATSDDPSAPRQQQRAYRTRQRRRGLMVLGVLGVLAAPFLVAGAWFWWQVDAPGGQGAAVTVDIPSGTGVSGIGDRLHAAGVVGSSFAFRIYAEITGGGPYQAGEYELHRHMGARAAARALSKGPSVEHLALPPGLTLEQIAARVGTLRGLSADKFLAVARSGTIRSKYEPAGVSSLEGLTFPDTYVVDRGESEAQVLRTLVGRFDQEADAAGLARGGPHGASAYQAVIVASLIQTEAKLDVDRPLIAAVVYNRLHDGTPLQIDATVKYARGGGDGPLTNADFALASPYNTYKVKGLPPTPISTVALVSLRAALAPANAPYLYYVLIDASGKHAFATTYQQHLQNIAEARKKGLL; this is encoded by the coding sequence ATGACCGACGCGACGAGCGACGACCCGTCCGCGCCGCGCCAGCAGCAGCGCGCGTACCGGACGCGTCAGCGGCGACGCGGGCTGATGGTGCTCGGGGTGCTCGGCGTCCTCGCCGCGCCGTTCCTCGTGGCCGGCGCGTGGTTCTGGTGGCAGGTCGACGCGCCAGGCGGGCAGGGCGCCGCCGTGACGGTCGACATCCCGAGCGGGACCGGTGTCTCCGGCATCGGGGACCGGCTGCACGCGGCGGGCGTCGTCGGGTCGTCGTTCGCGTTCCGGATCTATGCCGAGATCACGGGCGGTGGCCCGTACCAGGCGGGCGAGTACGAGCTGCACAGGCACATGGGCGCGCGTGCGGCAGCGCGCGCCTTGAGCAAGGGGCCGAGCGTCGAGCACCTCGCGCTGCCGCCCGGCCTCACGCTCGAGCAGATCGCAGCCCGCGTCGGCACGTTGCGCGGCCTGAGCGCCGACAAGTTCCTCGCCGTCGCGCGCTCGGGCACGATCCGGTCGAAGTACGAGCCCGCGGGTGTGAGCTCGCTGGAAGGGTTGACGTTCCCGGACACGTACGTCGTCGACCGTGGCGAGTCCGAGGCGCAGGTCCTGCGGACGCTCGTCGGCCGCTTCGACCAAGAGGCGGACGCCGCGGGTCTCGCACGCGGTGGCCCGCACGGCGCGAGCGCATACCAGGCCGTCATCGTCGCCTCCCTGATCCAGACCGAGGCCAAGCTCGACGTCGACCGCCCGCTGATCGCGGCCGTCGTCTACAACCGCCTGCACGACGGGACGCCGCTGCAGATCGACGCGACCGTGAAGTACGCACGCGGCGGTGGCGACGGGCCGCTCACGAACGCGGACTTCGCGCTCGCGTCGCCCTACAACACGTACAAGGTCAAGGGCCTCCCGCCCACGCCCATCTCGACGGTCGCGCTCGTCTCGCTGCGAGCCGCGCTCGCGCCTGCGAACGCGCCGTACCTGTACTACGTGCTGATCGACGCGAGCGGGAAGCACGCGTTCGCGACGACGTACCAGCAGCACCTGCAGAACATCGCCGAGGCTCGCAAGAAGGGTCTGCTGTGA
- the ruvX gene encoding Holliday junction resolvase RuvX: protein MTRVLGVDLGSRRIGLALSDPGGTIALPHEVLARSGDDAADHAAIVSAARVAGATTIVVGLPRSLSGRDGPAARATRREVDALREVAARDGVEVELHDERLTTVIAQQGMTAANVRKRARRAVVDKVAAAVMLQSWLDGRLSERAGRRAEAWPSGPAAKPPGAEH, encoded by the coding sequence GTGACGCGCGTCCTCGGCGTCGACCTCGGCAGTCGCCGCATCGGTCTCGCCCTCTCGGATCCCGGCGGCACGATCGCGCTGCCGCACGAGGTGCTCGCGCGCAGCGGCGACGACGCCGCCGACCACGCCGCGATCGTCTCGGCCGCGCGCGTCGCAGGCGCGACGACGATCGTCGTGGGGTTGCCCCGGTCGCTGTCGGGCCGCGACGGACCGGCGGCGCGTGCGACCCGCCGTGAGGTCGACGCGCTCCGCGAGGTCGCCGCGCGCGACGGCGTCGAGGTCGAGCTGCACGACGAGCGTCTCACGACGGTCATCGCGCAGCAGGGGATGACCGCCGCGAACGTCCGCAAGCGCGCGCGACGCGCCGTGGTCGACAAGGTCGCCGCCGCGGTGATGCTGCAGTCGTGGCTGGACGGTCGCCTGAGCGAGCGAGCCGGGAGGCGAGCGGAAGCGTGGCCAAGCGGCCCGGCGGCGAAGCCGCCAGGAGCTGAACACTGA